Proteins encoded together in one Carassius auratus strain Wakin chromosome 32, ASM336829v1, whole genome shotgun sequence window:
- the LOC113051529 gene encoding G2/mitotic-specific cyclin-B2-like isoform X1, whose product MEMNALRNANNPVFIGGKGGPVNGAARRPVFGELSNFTHKPVQTKNVKPVLSVKPTAQPAVVQPRRAQVQLEIPQAAPALPPAQADVSMKEEELCQAFSNTLFPVEDIDEGDADMPQLCPEYVKDIYAYLQSLESKQSVRPRYMRGYDINGRMRALLVDWLIQVHSRFQLLQETLYMTVAILDRFLQVQPVTRKKLQLVGVTAMLIACKYEEMYVPMVGDFAYIADGAFTKAQIREMEMLILSELNFELGRPLPLHFLRRASKAGNADAEKHTLAKYFLELMLLDYDMVHFNPSETAAAALCLSQLVLDGQKWVSFFFVSLSDPIPQFLILVFVFKSPTQQHYSTYDETHLKPIMQHIAKNVVMVNEGLSKHVTVRKKYSSSRLMKISLLPQLKSSLVKDLAAPLLSRS is encoded by the exons ATGGAAATGAATGCTCTG CGCAATGCAAACAATCCTGTTTTTATCGGTGGCAAAGGCGGGCCTGTAAACGGCGCAGCGAGGAGGCCTGTGTTTGGCGAATTGTCCAACTTTACACACAAACCCGTTCAGACTAAG AATGTGAAACCCGTGCTGTCTGTCAAACCAACTGCCCAGCCAGCTGTTGTTCAACCCAGACGTGCCCAGGTACAGCTCGAGATCCCCCAGGCTGCCCCAGCGCTGCCCCCTGCTCAAGCTGATGTGAGCATGAAGGAAGAAGAACTGTGTCAAGCCTTTTCCAACACTCTCTTTCCAGTCGAAGACATCGATGAAGGGGACGCTGACATGCCCCAGCTGTGTCCTGAATATGTGAAGGACATCTATGCGTATCTGCAAAGCCTTGAG AGTAAGCAGTCCGTTCGTCCTCGTTACATGCGAGGTTATGATATCAATGGACGAATGCGCGCTCTCCTGGTTGACTGGCTGATTCAGGTGCACTCGAGATTTCAGCTCCTGCAGGAAACCTTGTACATGACTGTAGCCATCCTTGATCGCTTTCTCCAG GTCCAGCCTGTGACCCGTAAAAAGCTTCAGCTAGTGGGTGTTACCGCAATGCTGATTGCTTGTAAATACGAGGAAATGTACGTGCCGATGGTTGGGGATTTTGCCTACATTGCAGATGGTGCCTTCACAAAAGCCCAGATCCGAGAGATGGAGATGCTGATTCTCAGTGAGCTGAACTTTGAGCTCGGACGTCCTCTGCCCCTGCACTTTCTGCGGAGGGCTTCAAAGGCTGGGAAT GCGGATGCTGAGAAGCATACACTGGCAAAATATTTCCTTGAACTGATGCTACTTGACTATGACATGGTCCACTTTAACCCTTCGGAGACCGCAGCTGCTGCTCTGTGCCTCTCACAGCTTGTGCTTGATGGACAAAAATGGGtaagtttcttttttgtttctctaTCTGACCCCATCCCTCAATTTCTAATTTTAGTCTTTGTCTTTAAGTCACCAACCCAGCAACACTACTCTACATATGATGAGACCCACCTGAAGCCTATCATGCAGCATATTGCCAAAAATGTGGTTATGGTCAATGAAGGGCTCTCAAAGCATGTG ACGGTGAGAAAGAAATACTCCAGCAGTAGACTCATGAAGATCAGCCTTCTTCCCCAGTTGAAGTCCTCTCTTGTGAAGGATCTGGCTGCTCCCCTGCTGTCCAGATCTTGA
- the LOC113051529 gene encoding G2/mitotic-specific cyclin-B2-like isoform X2, with product MEMNALRNANNPVFIGGKGGPVNGAARRPVFGELSNFTHKPVQTKNVKPVLSVKPTAQPAVVQPRRAQVQLEIPQAAPALPPAQADVSMKEEELCQAFSNTLFPVEDIDEGDADMPQLCPEYVKDIYAYLQSLESKQSVRPRYMRGYDINGRMRALLVDWLIQVHSRFQLLQETLYMTVAILDRFLQVQPVTRKKLQLVGVTAMLIACKYEEMYVPMVGDFAYIADGAFTKAQIREMEMLILSELNFELGRPLPLHFLRRASKAGNADAEKHTLAKYFLELMLLDYDMVHFNPSETAAAALCLSQLVLDGQKWSPTQQHYSTYDETHLKPIMQHIAKNVVMVNEGLSKHVTVRKKYSSSRLMKISLLPQLKSSLVKDLAAPLLSRS from the exons ATGGAAATGAATGCTCTG CGCAATGCAAACAATCCTGTTTTTATCGGTGGCAAAGGCGGGCCTGTAAACGGCGCAGCGAGGAGGCCTGTGTTTGGCGAATTGTCCAACTTTACACACAAACCCGTTCAGACTAAG AATGTGAAACCCGTGCTGTCTGTCAAACCAACTGCCCAGCCAGCTGTTGTTCAACCCAGACGTGCCCAGGTACAGCTCGAGATCCCCCAGGCTGCCCCAGCGCTGCCCCCTGCTCAAGCTGATGTGAGCATGAAGGAAGAAGAACTGTGTCAAGCCTTTTCCAACACTCTCTTTCCAGTCGAAGACATCGATGAAGGGGACGCTGACATGCCCCAGCTGTGTCCTGAATATGTGAAGGACATCTATGCGTATCTGCAAAGCCTTGAG AGTAAGCAGTCCGTTCGTCCTCGTTACATGCGAGGTTATGATATCAATGGACGAATGCGCGCTCTCCTGGTTGACTGGCTGATTCAGGTGCACTCGAGATTTCAGCTCCTGCAGGAAACCTTGTACATGACTGTAGCCATCCTTGATCGCTTTCTCCAG GTCCAGCCTGTGACCCGTAAAAAGCTTCAGCTAGTGGGTGTTACCGCAATGCTGATTGCTTGTAAATACGAGGAAATGTACGTGCCGATGGTTGGGGATTTTGCCTACATTGCAGATGGTGCCTTCACAAAAGCCCAGATCCGAGAGATGGAGATGCTGATTCTCAGTGAGCTGAACTTTGAGCTCGGACGTCCTCTGCCCCTGCACTTTCTGCGGAGGGCTTCAAAGGCTGGGAAT GCGGATGCTGAGAAGCATACACTGGCAAAATATTTCCTTGAACTGATGCTACTTGACTATGACATGGTCCACTTTAACCCTTCGGAGACCGCAGCTGCTGCTCTGTGCCTCTCACAGCTTGTGCTTGATGGACAAAAATGG TCACCAACCCAGCAACACTACTCTACATATGATGAGACCCACCTGAAGCCTATCATGCAGCATATTGCCAAAAATGTGGTTATGGTCAATGAAGGGCTCTCAAAGCATGTG ACGGTGAGAAAGAAATACTCCAGCAGTAGACTCATGAAGATCAGCCTTCTTCCCCAGTTGAAGTCCTCTCTTGTGAAGGATCTGGCTGCTCCCCTGCTGTCCAGATCTTGA